One region of Thiomonas intermedia genomic DNA includes:
- the acpP gene encoding acyl carrier protein: protein MSDIEQRVKKIIAEQLGVAEDQVTNEKSFVDDLGADSLDTVELVMALEDEFHIEIPDEDAEKITTVQLAVDYAKAHYKA from the coding sequence ATGAGTGACATCGAACAGCGCGTCAAGAAGATCATCGCCGAACAACTGGGCGTTGCCGAAGATCAGGTAACCAACGAAAAATCCTTCGTGGATGATCTGGGCGCCGATTCGCTGGACACCGTCGAACTGGTCATGGCGCTGGAGGACGAGTTCCACATCGAGATTCCGGACGAGGACGCCGAGAAGATCACCACCGTGCAACTGGCTGTCGACTACGCCAAGGCGCATTACAAGGCCTGA